In Fusarium verticillioides 7600 chromosome 6, whole genome shotgun sequence, the sequence actttcactgTTCAGACACTGAACAGCTGGTTGATATATTGTTCGCCCTTCACCTCCTTTGCCCTTTGGCTTGTTCAGAGTATGAGTATGCTTGTTCTCTGGTCAAAGCGTTATTCAATGGATCATATGTGGGAAATCTCGTTAGACTCATTGGCTATAGTATTGTGATAGCTCCCATTCTCCTCCATATATTAGCTCCCAACAACACTTCCCGTGGCTCTGTGCATTGAACCAAGTGCATACCCTTCGGCAACTTGCATTAATGATGGTGCCCTTCAGTTGTCTCTTGTCATTTTCTGCCCTGTCCCCCTGAACACTGGAGAACAAGCATATGTCCAGCCAGAGTCCGAATACGGTTCATGACTGCTATTGCCTCCAAGATTTTGGTATAAATATGTGACCTCTTCTCTACCCAGactcttctcctttcctcatcattctcaacttTCCATCACGatcaaaaacaccaactcgGGGTTTCAAACATCATAATCACAATCGTTTGGTCTTGATACCTACTATACAAACATTCCAACATCCCAACATCCCAACATTCTAATTCTCCGACACTACAACATACTTACAACCAATTTCGAGGCAAGCCTTGATTTCattttccatcttcttcagcttttgCTTTCCCTTTACAGATTATACTAATAAGATGTGTCAAGACCgtcatcttctcttcgctcCTTGTGGCCACTCCCGGCACCAGGAGAGATGGACATGCAAGTTGGCCAAGTCCTTCATCGGTTTTGCCAGGTTCCTCCTCCAGAAGAAGTGCGAGCCAGTCAGTGTCATCGTAATTGCCATTGACTGGTGTCCTGACTGCAAGATGGCCTTCGAGAGGGTCGTACGGACTATCGGAGCCCACCCTGTGACATTCGACTGCCTCTGGGACCCGAGACTGATGGAACGGTATTGGTCCATCAAGTCTGAGAACGGAAGGGTCCGGCCAGCTGATCCGGAGGTGATAGGCCCCATTGCTTTCCAGTGCTACGACCAGATCAAGTACAACAAGATCAGGGCGGGGGCTAAGACTGTCAAGAGAGACATGGACAGCTGGGAGTTACGCTGTCTACAGGCCGAAGTGCGGCGACTGAAGCCTGTCTGCGTGTGGATAGAAGACTATGAGCACGAACCCGCCGAGACTCCAGAGGATCAACTGAACCTTTGCAGAGTCTCACTGGATGAAACCCAGAAGAAGGCGTGGCACCACGGACTCGTCCCGTAAGTTCTGTTCTTCTATCCACAACTTctgtcactcactcactcactcactccGTTTGTCACTATGAGCCATCGCTAATTAATATACTAATTTAAGATTTGATTCATTCCCATATCATGCTCGCTTTGTGGGAAGAAGTTTAGACTTCTTTCTAGTAAGAAATCACATGCAAAGTCACACGCAAAGTACCAATGCCCCAGGAAGTTATGCTATAAGAGAGTCTATGGTGGACGGGATGTCTGTGCTTGTTGTTCTGTCATGTTGATACTTTGAtgacagaacaacaagaagagaaacactTTACAGTACAAAAACGACAAAACTCAATCCTCTAATGTTACACAAAAATCTTCACCCTGTCTGATATCTCTTGATCAGTGTAGCCTCTTACAAGACTCATGAAACATGATCCCTCAGGCTCCAACTGACTCGTAGGTCCCGAGACGGCTCAACAAAGCTAAGCCTCGTACACGTAGCAATTGCCAATTCCTTCTTCCTACAAACCCATAGAAGGATTGGATCCATGGAATATTCCCGCCCGACTTGAATGGGCATCCACTGTAGCGTACGTAGCATTAGGTAGTTAGGANNNNNNNNNNNNNNNNNNNNNNNNNNNNNNNNNNNNNNNNNNNNNNNNNNNNNNNNNNNNNNNNNNNNNNNNNNNNNNNNNNNNNNNNNNNNNNNNNNNNACCTGTGCCCGCCCCTTCCAGTCCTCCACGTTGGTGCCCATGCCTTCAAACTCGCACAGGCTCTTGACCTGCTCCtgggtcttctcatccagcgaGGGCACCTCTTCTGGGGAGAACGGGAAGCGCCACAGTCCGTGGAGGCGGGAGACTGTGCCGATGAAGTAGCTGTCTGACATGTAGGCCAAGGCGTTGAGATGTGCCTGGTGGCCACCACCAGCTGAGATCTTTTGCCGCGAGCGCATCCACTGTCTGCTCTTGCGGTCCTGTGGCTTGCAGTTTGGGTCCTGGGCGCCCAATACTTCAATTCTGTGGCTCTGGAACGGCCCAGTCCTTGCCCACTCTGGCTCGCCATCCCAGTCATCCGTGGGCGGGCTCACATCCTTGGGCAGGCTTGCCGCATGGCTGACCTCCCgtcgcttcttctcaggAGGTGTCTCACGCACGAAactgatggtggtggtaaagATGCACGCGCCCTTTTGCCGCGCTTGGACCGTGCGTGTTGAGTACGAGCGTCCGTCGCGTACACGCTCAACGTGGTAGAGAATGGGTATCTCAGAGTTGCCCGCGAGcagccccccccccccccccacgGAACTTCCCCAGGGGCAGCCTACAGTGCCTAAGGTAGATACGTATATGTAAGGGCTCTCTAGTGGCTGAATTGCATGGATCCACATCTATCAAGgcagactcagactcagactcagactcagactcagactcagactcgCGCGTTTTAGTGGCGTAGGCActgcctaggtacctacctgccTCAACCACCTGGGTACCTTAAGTCTTGGCactctccagctcatcaaaaGCCAAAAAGTTCAGCTCCTCCTCTAGAAATCAAAAACTACaattgtcatcttcatcttcatcttcgtctcACTCCTTTGTATTAAACTGCCGACGCTAAATAAATACCTTGGaattaagcttatttctttctttctcatcgtACAAAGTccatatatatatatacatatattTTTTTGGTTTTCGTTTCTTGTTATACATCTTTATACCGTTGCAGATCGACGCGTGCTAGAGTTTCATCGTGCACACCAGTCATCAACTCTATTCGCCCGCCTCccaattgactttggcacAATGCGAACCTTTACGCTCCTAACGTCTCTCGCCGTTGGGGTTTCTGCTGGCACTGTCTCTGCTCCAATTGTAAAGCAAAGATTCCACCATGAATCGTCCCTTCACAGCCGCGACACTCTCAGTCTCGCTGCTCTGAACAATATCACAGGGGGTGGATATTACGCCGAATTTCAAGTCGGTACCCCAGGTCAAAACATTAGCTTTCAGCTTGACACAGGCAGCAGTGATACTTGGCTCAACTCAGATGAGACCGATCTCTGCAATAGCAGAACCAAGCAAGAGGCTATTGGCCCTTGTATGACTACATGTAAGCTACTCTCCCATCTCACCCAACAAGGAAGGCTCTTATTCTCTGTAGTTAAACCTGACGACAGTCGTACCTATAAACTGGTCGACCCTGATGGATTCGACATCACCTATCTTGATACCCGCTCTATTAGTGGTGATTACTTCAACGACACCGTCACCATTGATGGAAAAAGCATCAAGCAGCAGAGACTAGGCCTCGCGACGAAATCTGTTCGTCCAACGGGCCTGatgggcttgggcttctctgCAAATGTCGTCGCTAATGGGACGTACCCAACCATTGTCGAGAATATGGTGTCTCAGGGCCTGATCGACCGAGCTGCCTTCAGTCTCTGGCTGGTAAGCACCAATGGGAACAACAATAATTGACCCCTGGCTAATAAACTCCCGTAGAACGACCTCAGTGCTGAGCAAGGAACTATCCTCTTCGGCGGTCTCGACACTGAAAAGTTCGTCGG encodes:
- a CDS encoding palmitoyl-CoA hydrolase (At least one base has a quality score < 10) yields the protein MWIHAIQPLESPYIYVSTLGTVGCPWGSSVGGGGGLLAGNSEIPILYHVERVRDGRSYSTRTVQARQKGACIFTTTISFVRETPPEKKRREVSHAASLPKDVSPPTDDWDGEPEWARTGPFQSHRIEVLGAQDPNCKPQDRKSRQWMRSRQKISAGGGHQAHLNALAYMSDSYFIGTVSRLHGLWRFPFSPEEVPSLDEKTQEQVKSLCEFEGMGTNVEDWKGRAQEEGIGNCYVYEA